In a genomic window of Cystobacter fuscus DSM 2262:
- a CDS encoding TlpA family protein disulfide reductase: MPRVVSALLGAWVALTAGCQSEPPPSYLRLEGAAPALEAPPDARARLIVFWASWCPPCREETPGLLALAKHPPEELQVLLFSHDADMPAVETFLGGPPDPALHLRLDAGKRAAHAFGVDTLPTSILVVDGRLVARFQGPREWDSRAMRRLLEKLTEEHPARDPAPVH; this comes from the coding sequence ATGCCCAGAGTAGTGAGTGCCCTCCTTGGCGCATGGGTGGCGCTAACGGCGGGCTGCCAGAGCGAGCCACCCCCGAGCTACCTGCGACTCGAAGGAGCCGCCCCCGCACTCGAAGCCCCTCCGGATGCACGCGCCCGGCTCATCGTCTTCTGGGCATCGTGGTGCCCCCCGTGTCGCGAGGAAACCCCCGGGCTGTTGGCCCTGGCGAAGCACCCTCCCGAGGAACTCCAGGTCCTGCTCTTCAGTCACGACGCCGACATGCCAGCCGTGGAGACGTTCCTCGGAGGACCGCCCGACCCGGCCCTGCACCTGCGTCTGGACGCGGGCAAGCGCGCCGCTCACGCGTTCGGCGTGGACACGCTGCCCACGAGCATCCTGGTGGTGGACGGACGCCTGGTCGCCCGCTTCCAAGGCCCTCGGGAGTGGGATTCCCGAGCGATGCGACGCCTCCTGGAGAAGCTGACCGAGGAGCACCCGGCACGTGACCCCGCCCCGGTGCATTGA